A genomic window from Lotus japonicus ecotype B-129 chromosome 1, LjGifu_v1.2 includes:
- the LOC130730955 gene encoding uncharacterized protein LOC130730955, producing the protein MDYRRSSGRQESGGRGRRQFKKEEAHQDSLIGDLAEDFRLPINHRPTENVDLENVEQASLDTQLTSSNIGFKLLQKMGWKGKGLGKDEQGIIEPIKSGMRDPRLGLGKQEEDDFFTAEENIQRKKLDVELEETEENVRKREVLAEREQKIQTEVKEIRKVFYCDLCNKQYKLAMEFEAHLSSYDHNHRKRFKQMKEMHGGSSRDDRQKREQQRQEREIAKFAQIADAQKQQRLQLLQESGSEPVSSETRTATPLTDQEQRNALKFGFSSKGSASKNVIGPKRQMVAKKQNIPVSSIFNNDSDEE; encoded by the exons ATGGATTATCGAAGGAGCAGTGGTAGGCAGGAAAGTGGGGGCCGTGGCCGGAGACAATTTAAAAAGGAAGAG GCTCATCAGGACTCCCTTATTGGGGATTTGGCAGAGGATTTTCGTTTGCCAATCAACCACAGGCCAACAGAAAATGTTGATCTGGAGAATGTAGAACAAGCATCTCTGGACACACAGTTAACATCGTCTAATATTGGCTTTAAGCTTCTCCAAAAGATGGGATGGAAAGGAAAGGGTCTTGGGAAGGATGAACaag GAATCATTGAACCAATCAAATCTGGTATGAGAGATCCAAGACTGGGGCTTGGTAAACAAGAAGAGGATGACTTTTTCACTGCAGAAGAAAACATCCAGCGAAAAAAACTTGATGTCGAGCTGGAGGAGACAGAGGAAAATGTGAGAAAGCGGGAG GTGTTAGCTGAACGTGAGCAAAAAATTCAAACTGAGGTGAAAGAAATCCGAAAGGTGTTCTATTGTGATCTCTGCAACAAGCAATACAAATTGGCAATGGAGTTTGAAGCACATTTGAGCTCTTACGATCACAATCACAGAAAG AGATTCAAACAAATGAAGGAAATGCATGGTGGTAGTAGTCGGGACGATAGGCAAAAGCGAGAGCAACAGCGTCAAGAGAGAGAAATTGCTAAGTTCGCTCAAAT TGCTGATGCTCAAAAGCAGCAACGGCTTCAACTGCTGCAAGAGTCTGGATCAGAACCAGTTTCCTCTGAAACTAGAACTGCTACTCCACTTACAGATCAGGAGCAGCGAAATGCTTTGAAGTTCGGGTTTTCTTCTAAAGGAAGTGCTTCCAAG AATGTGATTGGTCCCAAGAGGCAAATGGTTGCAAAGAAGCAGAATATTCCAGTGTCCTCTATATTCAATAACGATAGTGACGAAGAGTAA
- the LOC130730956 gene encoding uncharacterized protein LOC130730956 isoform X2 encodes MSGVFKPSRDMNAYELSVNQVKKCAPQLVLLMEVMLSFGFFWPSCWEYERLFNNMKLLIGYAFKHYEQAKSTKKIVLSFNARLQTCLPTYYQGK; translated from the exons ATGAGTGGCGTGTTCAAGCCTTCAAGGGATATGAACGCCTACGAGCTTTCCGTGAATCAAGTAAAAAAATGTGCGCCGCAGCTGGTGCTCTTGATGGAG GTGATGCTGAGTTTTGGGTTCTTTTGGCCGAGTTGCTGGGAATATGAAAG GTTGTTTAATAATATGAAACTCTTGATTGGTTATGCCTTTAAACACTATGAACAA GCAAAATCCACCAAGAAAATCGTGTTGAGCTTCAATGCCAGGTTGCAAACATGTCTCCCAACATACTATCAAG GGAAATGA
- the LOC130730956 gene encoding uncharacterized protein LOC130730956 isoform X1, whose product MMTIENHLVLFAPIATVIAARRSRSTSSPCDCKLHRGSRRFRWDTMSGVFKPSRDMNAYELSVNQVKKCAPQLVLLMEVMLSFGFFWPSCWEYERLFNNMKLLIGYAFKHYEQAKSTKKIVLSFNARLQTCLPTYYQGK is encoded by the exons ATGATGACGATTGAAAACCACCTCGTGTTGTTTGCTCCCATTGCAACGGTAATAGCAGCTAGACGAAGCAGAAGCACATCTTCCCCCTGTGACTGCAAGCTTCACCGAG GGAGCAGAAGGTTTCGGTGGGACACAATGAGTGGCGTGTTCAAGCCTTCAAGGGATATGAACGCCTACGAGCTTTCCGTGAATCAAGTAAAAAAATGTGCGCCGCAGCTGGTGCTCTTGATGGAG GTGATGCTGAGTTTTGGGTTCTTTTGGCCGAGTTGCTGGGAATATGAAAG GTTGTTTAATAATATGAAACTCTTGATTGGTTATGCCTTTAAACACTATGAACAA GCAAAATCCACCAAGAAAATCGTGTTGAGCTTCAATGCCAGGTTGCAAACATGTCTCCCAACATACTATCAAG GGAAATGA